The genomic region taggaaattggagagaacatggcgctctacgcaccatgaggaggcctacctatcctggaaaaatagtcttgtgctttataagaaataagcttcgacaaactagaactgcttatttttcagcattaattgaggagaataagcataatcctaaatttcttttcagtacagttgctaaacttacacagaatcgtagctctgagccatctattcccttagccctcagcagcaatgactttatgggattttttacaagtaaaattaattctattagaaacaaaatctttagcatcctccctaatgcgatttcttcttcctcagtaagtgaggcagcttcagaggtgactctagaacctcatctgtgcttgaaccgttttgatccagttgagctttcagagttatcaaaaatattagcttcatctaaaccttcaacttgcattttggatccaatcccaaccaaattatttaaagatgcatttcctttggttactgcccccattccagatataatcaatctatccttagtaaatgggtatgtaccacaagattttaagattgctgtaatcaaaccttcacttaaaaagccttctctggatccagatgacccaatgaattatagaccaatctctaaccttccatttttatccaaagtcctggagaaaatagtggccatccaagtgtgtcagcatttaaacactaatgctctgtttgaggaatttcagtctggttttagagaggatcacagcactgaaactgcattagtgagagttacaaatgatattcttatggcctcagataagaatcttgtgtctgttctagtcttgttagatctcagtgctgcctttgacacagttgatcacaatgttcttttagaaagacttgaacatgttgtagggatcaaaggaacagcgttaggctggtttaaatcctacctgtctgacagatttcattttgtaaatgtacatgacaaatcttcttcatactccagggttacttgcggagtaccacagggttcagtgcttgggccaattctttttactatatatatgctcccaattggtaaaatcattagacagcatgggataaacttccactgttatgctgacgatactcagttatatttatccattaaccctgatgaacctaatcggttgggtagattacaggcttgtcttgaggacataaaaaattggatgactcttaacttcttgcttctaaatcaagacaagacggaagttctcatctttggaccagaaatccagaaaaggaaattgcttagccaatcgcctgaccttaatggcattacattaatctccgagaacaaagcaaggaaccttggtgttatctttgaccaggacatgtcattcaaatcccaggtttcacaagtttgtcggatttcctttttccaccttcggaatattgctaagattagaagcatactttccaggagtgatgctgaaaaactagttcatgcatttattacatcaagactggattactgtaattcattactctcaggaagtccacagaatgtagttaaaagtcttcagcttgtccaaaatgctgcagctagagttctgatgagaattaaaaagagagatcatatctctcctgtcttagcttccctacattagctacctgttaaattcagaatagattttaagatccttcttctcacatataaagctcttaataatcaaggtccatcatccatcagtaatctgattgttccatatgttcctaaccgagcacttcgctctcagactgcaggtctactggtggttccaagaatatctaaacttaggatgggaggcagatcttttagttatcaggctcctctcctgtggaaccagctcccagctttagtccgtgaggcagacactttgtctacttttaagaataggcttaaaacatttttatttgatagggcttatagttaaaatctgatgttagcctaaatctggacaagttggggattacagggaggtggagtgtacagtcggtaaagacggctctcccttgccctgcctccaacatgccgacatctaaataggataggttatccagagttaactctgtagttatgctgctatatgcttagactgctggaggacacactgaccacttttcacactctgctactttattctacagtctgctctttaactgtactattttgtgcaatttcagctgttaactttattttctctgtaagtgtttttctccccagaagaagctacaatgacgttctgctcagctgtggtggcctcatggagggggccatcgactagcacactgctgctaaccactaatacattctctctctcctgataataactttttgttttcattgacttttgatgtgctaatactagtttatccgtttaattatccactaggataaatacaataaagtttatctttcaccaaatacaatatttactaagacatcacaatataactatagacacattacttatctgtgtgtgtgtgtgtgtgcgtgcgtgcgtgcctgcctgcctgcctgcctgcctgcctgctctgtcttctcgatccccagtgagccgtggaggatggctgcttatactgagccaggattctctggaggtttcttcctgttaaaagggagttttcctctccactgtcgctgcatgcttgcttagtatgaggattgctgtacagtatagtcactgacactagtcagtgacttgatgcaatttgctgggttccttatataggaaacattatttctgattggcttaatgaactgtgaattggaatgtttattatgtgaagtgccttgagacgactcttgtcgtgatttggcgctatataaataaacttgaattgaattgaattgaaaacaaaacacacacaaagaATAGCTAAAATGAAAAAAAGTAGAACATACAATTCTATTAAATtccaaaatactttattaatccctgagggaaattgattaaacaaTACAATGTGTTTCCCCTTCATTCTCTACTTCATAAATACATCTATCTCATAGCATCATAAGCATTTCATTTTTGATATGTTTATTAAAGGTATATATTGTTTTGGTATTCTTGATTTCGgtacttaatttattccacattttgacTCCATATATTGATACACAATGTTTCTTTATATTTATCCTATGTTTTGGTATCATATATATTTTATTGCCTTTCAAATCATAACTATTTCTTTCCATAAATCTTATAATAAAATTTGTTGGAAGGTGCTTTTTGTCGACTATACATAAATTTCAAAATACTCTAACAATCTACTAGGTcataaaattttaatgtttttaatttgataaataattggttggatggatctctgtaattgcttcttgttataattcttattgctttttttggtAGGATGAAAACTGAATGTGTATATGTTTTATGTTATTCCCCAAATTTCGGTATGAGCAATGAATTGCATAATAAATATAGGGATTTGTCATCTAGTGACCCTTTCGCTCTGTGTAATATTGCGATTGATTTAGCTATTTCAGATTTGATATtgtttatatgtagtttccaAAATAAATCATCAATGAAGACTCCCAaaaattttacttcctttaaatgCAGATTTCgtctaattttattaatgtttttacaTTCAACTTTCTATTACTgaatatcataaaacatgatttatcTGTGTTCAATGAAAGCTTATTCCTATCAAACCATAATTTGATTTTTTCCAACTCTATCACTTGTATCATTTAATCAATATCgtctcctgaataataaaaagttgtatcatcagCAATCAAGATAAACTTTAACATATTAGATGTACagacaatatcatttatataaaagtTTAGGGCCTagtactgacccttgtggtaTTCCACAAGTAATATTTTACAGATTGGATTTGATGCTTATTTGAACATACTGTATCCTGTCAAGTAAATAACTATCCATTTTAGGGCTGTTCCTGTTATGCCATATTTACgttttttttttggaagaatgtcatgatctactgtatcaaatgctttttttaggTCAATGAAGATACTtattaaatgctttttttttcgtcactggcttccgatatttcttctgttaattccattagtgGCATTGAAGTTGAGCGATTTGGGCTAAacccatactgactgtcatttaaaaTATCCTCTTTGTTCAGGAATGTGTCCAATCTGgtaatatataatttttctaatatttttgagaattgtgacagaAGGGATATAGgacttaaaactcctccacttgggtcaggacctcatccctgacctggagaaggcattctacccttttccgaatcaagaccatggataGGAACTCTTAAAAGACATATGTGAgatggtttattttttttaaaagggGATTAAGACCATCACTGACGAGGCATATTTATAATATTCAACACAAAGAGCTTTGAAAACCAGTGGTACCGGATCCTATGTGGTCCCAGAAAAGTGGGGGAAAATTGTTGTTTGCAATTTAATGAGCTTCATGActtggtggggatctctggaactgataATGGTTCAGATTTTCATTTTCAAACAGAAGTTTTAGGCCTTACAAACCAGAGCCTTTCAGATACAACCATGGGGTGTACCACAAGGCTCTGTTCTGGGTCCACTTCTGTAAAACTGAGAAagaaaaagatcttttctatagcgctctagttaaaaatcacaaggtgcttcacaagaacaaaaaattgaAAATACAAAAAGATAATATGGTTAAAATgaggaaaagaaaaaaaccaatagtaaaaacaaaatcaattgtgaataaaaatagtaagaaaagggaaagagaaaatgaataggaaaaaagGAAATCaaaggatcctgggaaaggcggagTTGGTAGGagaagcagaacaaggagagagtggtgatgaaagtcagctaaataaaaataaacatttacacaCCTTCCAATTGGCaccatgctgcattttattgcTGAATTTCTGATACTCGATTTTTTTCTTTAATAATTACAAAACCAGATAAGAGGCTCACACATAATAATCATGCCCATTTCCTCCCTCTGGAGTGCATAGTTCCTACACAGTCCACCATTTCTGTGGAAAAAGTTGTCGTTTTATTAGTCTCACTTTAGCTTTGTTGCTACTTTTCACAAGGGAACAACGACTGTTGCGTTTCTCAGCTGCACTGAAGCAGACACGGCTGTTCTTATGACTAGCAGCTACATCAGCGCAGCTGCTGAACAAACACCTCCATATCCTAATTACACTCATTCACATTACAAAGTTGGATTATTGCATGCAATACATTTCATACATTTTCTGCTAATTCATGCATATTTTTTAAACCCACATGTCACCTGGACATCTACTTGCTTAAAAAGTCTGATTATAAATGACCAGAAATGGCATTACATGGTTTCTAGAACACAGCATTGAAGACATGATGGCAACAATGACGGTGCAAGTCAATACATAGAAAGTGCTTTTCACGCCAGGGTTGTTCTGAGAGTTCTTCTCGGCCACAGGGTTACTTGAAaggctgctgttatttatttggaGCTTTAGAAATGCTACTGATATTCGATACTTAAGCCTTTTTAGAGTTCCGGTTAGTTGAGAGGAAGTATTTAAAGCTAAAGATggctaaaaataaaacaataaaaaacaatgaaaagGGGCTTTCCGtttcaactatattccgctacacatTATTATAGGTTATTGCTTCTAAAACTATATCCAAATACAATTGTATGGATTAAAATAGAACACTCTGAATCCAAAAACAATGAGGTCAATATGTACATTATATTTTAATTATAGGCCTACAACACAACAGATCCCATCCAATCAGATTCACGCTCTAGAAATTTGAGCTGTTGTGTTCATTTTCTTTTAAGCAGCTATCAGAAAGCTCATAGCTATTGTTCTTAAGTATAACATATACGTTTAAAACAGTACAACCTAATTTTATACCCTGATTTTGTCACTGCCTGGCCTAAACATGCTGTGAAATGATCACTCGCTAGATTTAGCTGTATCTAAAAGGGTACAGAACTTCAATCTAGCGTTCGTTTCTTTTCTAAAAAGGATACAAACTCCCAGCTTAGCCTAGGAAAACCAAACATCTTTGATGAAGCAAGCATCACTACTGGTCATGCACGGCTACGATAATGTTGGCACCACATTCCTGCTAAATAAGCTAACGCACATGAGTCTATACATATCTTAATGGAAGACATTGGTGATTTTGTTGCTTTCAAACAACTTGTCACTTGTTTATACAATATACAGTTTGGTCAACAACATGACAGTTAAGATCAGATATTGCACAGATCCCGGTAGTGATCTTTTTGAACATTACATGACTTATGGCACAAAGGAAAATAGGCCAATTGTTTAGAAACACaaattaattcattacaaaaCTGAGTCAAAATGAAGGAAAACTGGAACACAATAGGAGTGAAGACACAAAAAGTCCCATTTTAGTCATGGAAATACTAATTTTGTCTTTTTTGTTGCAACTTTTAGAACTGACCAATGAAATCATAGTGAGTCtgagacaaatgaatgaaaaaaaaaactatgatgCACAAGAAGCTAGTTGAGTTATAAAGAAAAGCTGAACTGAAAAGTGTCATTATGCATATTTTCTATTAACCCGCCATTTTTCTATCCGATATTGATTCCAAAATCACTTTGGGACAGTTTAGATGACGACTGTGGTGCTCAACAACCCTTATGCTACTTGTTCGTATCGCTCCCATTTTCCCTTCTATTGGACTTGCTGAGGCAATGAGGTAGTGGGGCGAAAAACAACCCAAAACAACGAATCCATGTTAAATCACAGTCCTTGATCTTTGCTACAGTATGTTGTGTCTTTACAGAAAATgggagaattaaaaaaaaatcaaacttctTTTATTTTAATTGCATTTAGTGCAAAGATTTTTTTCTTGCTATTTTTGGGAAGTacaagcagccacatgcaggaatCTCATCCAGCTATCACCCCAGAGAATTCAGGGCAAGTTTAGCCATGCAGAATCTCCCAACTCATCAGCTACAGAACTGGAGCTACAGGAGTGTGTGTGGAACACATCCAGACTATGCATCTTAGTGGTAGAcaccactagcctggcaagccagactaataaatatattatttaactttgcaaagcaagagtttggtctagttcactagccaTAGACAACCCAGTAGCTTGGCAGCTGTCCTCACTGATAATTAGGCTGCAGAAACAGGCCAGCAGAGGAAGGGGGTGCCGTGGAGATGAGATAGCCAGCatcccagaaaacagcagaaatgaAAAGCCACAAATGAGATCATCTGGAGAACATCGGTCTTCTGTTTGCAGGTGTTGGAGGAGGTGGACttatgttggtgctgcagtttcaGCAATGATGGGCGCCACATGTCCTGGTCTGAGCCTGTCTGGAAAGATTGTTCAGTGTTATTTATCATCAGTACCGTTTGTGCCACAACAAATGATGTGATGTCAGTACAATCCAAATAACTCTACACACAATACAATGCCCAGGTGGCACTGGCTAGACTGCAGAATATAACTTTCAGAACACCTTTGAGATATGAGGAGCTGAGCTTACTGTGAGAGGGTCTGAAGTGATACGGAGACGTTTCCTCGGGgctgcagctgctcgcagcggaaAACAAAAGCCGGGGGATCTTCCTCTCATCCTCTGCGGTGACACaaacctttgatctgctcaagccGGAAAACTCCTCTGCCTTTTATTTCAGGAAAAGCGTCGACGAAGACTCATCCAGAAGGGATTCAGCCAAAAGTTAGGGAGCCCCTTCTCTCCCCCCGGTGGACACCGAGGAGGAGAGAAGGTCCTCTTGTCCTCTTCTCTGTGGACGATCCGCTCTACGCCATTTTTAGCTAATGCTACCATGAGCTAACGGGTAACGAGCGCTGATTGGAGCGAAGACCTGACAATCACACTTTAACCCCGCCCGGAAATACACTCATTTGGTTTTTCTAGttatatattatagtaatgtattaTAGTTTCTAGTTATATATATAACTAGAAACTATAATACAtaactataatatatatataactataatatatatatatatatatattatagttatatatatatatatattatagttatatatatatataactataatatatatatattatagttaTGTATTATAGTTTCTAGTTATATATATAACTAGAAACTATAATACAtaactataatatatatatataactataatatatatatatatatatattatagtaatgtattaTAGTTTCTAGTTATATATATAACTAGAAACTATAATACAtaactataatatatatatatattatagttatatatatatatatatataaataaaactagAAACTATAATACAtaactataatatatatatatatatatatatatatatatatatatatatatatatatatatatgaaaggaAATGTCCCAATAAATGACACAGAATGCATAGAACGTATTTTAATCAATTCAAATTCAAGAATCTCTAATATCTAAACCACACATGAATCATACCGGTAGCATGGTCACATTATTATGATTACGAGCAATGATTTAACAAActcacattaaaaataaaaatggatcAGACTACTCTCTGGGTTATGTACAAACAGGCCAGGTATATTACATATTCTTAAAGCATTTGACACTTCAGCATATTGAGTTAGAAGGGAAATAATTTATAGGACATATGCTGAGCAGCGGATAAATTAAGCTTATTTTTCACAATTAGATTTACGAAAGAAacagaaatatatatttttatctaCAAACTTAAAGGTCCAACTAACACTAATTTCTAAGGCTTCATCAAGTCTTAATAAATGGAATAAAACTTGTAAGTGTGGTAGCTAAATCCTGGTTCTTAGGATGATGCGCCCACTAAACCGTACACAAATAAGACATTAACAGAGGCCCTGGTTTTTCAAAAGGCTTAGCTCTTTAAACAAACTAACAGTTGTTCTGAATAAACCAGATGAATCTGTATGACAGAAAGACTATGGGTCATGGCACTTCAGAGAGTGGGTCCTGCTCTCCCGCATGGGACTGAATTACAACTGGTCTGACTTGTTTTGCCACAATTTAGAGAAGCTTTCTGGCTCTCCAGAAGAGGAATAATACATTTTAACACTTTGAACTAAGGGGGAGAAAATGCAGTGGAGTTTGAGTGGATAAGGATGAGCAAGCTTGGATTAAACCTACTCTAGGCTCTACAGCAATGTTCACCACGCAGCTCACCACAAGCATCTAAAGAGTTTCTAATAAATATTGCATTATTGAGAGAATACACATGGTGACATTGCATAAAACAACCCAACTTTTCCCTCAACCTAGAGAGCAGCGTGGAGGCAGAAGCTCAGAATGATTATCTACCAAATACTTGGTctgatggggtgtgtgtgtgtgacaagggCCACAGCGGCTGAACAGCTTGATGAGGTTGTGTTCTGACCCATGTCAAGTCCAAACTCCACCCAAGACAAATTAGGCTTAGTGCAGGAACCGGATGCTCATTTtctgttccacatccaccttttcCAAGACCTGAAAATACACAAAATGGACAAGTTCAAACTGAAATTAATCTGTTAAACACAAAATCCTAGCATACtctgggttgtcatggtaaccaaaCAAAAGGTTACACATCATATGATGTAACATTTGTATGTGTTCCCCTACAACAGACAAGTCAAGGCTTTCTGTGACTGGATGTTCATCTACAACGAATCAGAGGCTTACtcattaaaggggacaaagaatctCAACAAACATTTTCTTGTAGTTTGTGAATgaagacagcttgggtggtcaaaagtagcgTGCCAAAAAGTCAAATCCctgtgtgacctactttttatgtaaattagaaagtttacAAATGCAAGAGAGAAACTTCTTTTCTGAAATTCCTCTCATAAAAACGTCACAATGTGGAGCCCTTCTTCCTCCAATCTGCAGTCCAGTGTCTGAGGCCctctggtttaaaccaaccaatcagcaagcagctcattagcatattcatgtccCGGCCATGTGGGAGGGGTAGACAGCTCTTTTCACAGCAGGCTCATTTAAGCCAGGCGTACacggtgcgactttttcacttttttgagccgattttccactcgtgcgagaatccacgacatcggggcgagttttgcgctgagcggtcgtgtagtgtacggggggttacgagaggtgattaacaccacgtgaccagctaccgatcagcaatcgtgagctcgcacaaacttctggcgtgtttaatattttactcgttcctcgtgagggtatcgcaccgttgaagcggcgctgcgagcagctgtgacccaaaaagtatcagaaccgcttacagcgcaatcctgcatcaacaccgctggcccgctatttccttaataacacacgttgttcgtttttatttctacaagtttttttactcacaaagattgtcaagaaagcgtgtttgtcgtgttcatgtcaaattaaactgatcacaaaatacagatttactttctttatttcgttttcctcatccaacccccataaatccctgtgtgtcctcctgcagcactcccgaaggacagcaggcaaaacaagacaaaaaagtctgacgtgttgtgtaaaactgctatttttagcatatttttagggccgacgtgttgctaccagacgtacagtgtgagcagtcaggtcgcatccgagaactgggtcgtgcagagtgagcacatgactcatgagatctgctctgcgaggaagtcgtacagttagagctgaagctgagtgctacgagtgaaaaagttgcagtgtccgcccggctttaggggTTTGGAGCATGTttcagggctcctgggacagatgaaagccaaaagaaaaTTTCTTATGCTTCTTAAAAAAATCAAAGCACCATTTTagattgctgataaactacattaTTTGTCTCCTTTAATATTCATGACATGTAAACGTCTCGCCTCTGACTGACAAACAGCAGTCACTCCTCTGCTGCCTCCATCTGTGCTAATTTTTTGGATAAAAGTGCAGCGTTGATgaaaaacaacacaagcctgaagcagttctgccatgctgtgaagttgctaatgctaacagctagcttctactagctgagatacctcctggcccctgagggggcaATGCAAAACAGCCTTCTCTGGTCGTAAGCCCACTAGGGTGAGTCCAAGAATGCAAATTTTACAGTGTTCCCTAGATCCGAGTGACTTTATCTGACCCGAGCATTTCCCCGTCTATTCTCCTCTTTGGCTAATGCAGAACAATTGTCATGTGacagatcatatttcaaaaacaaGTTTCACACAGTTTCTTTGTCAATGAGACCTTTCGAGCTGCTTTAGCAGATCTCCAGAACAAGCTAGCGAACCCCAACCCTCTGAtaatgagcggagaacctctcacacctgtggtgttctgttgctaaatacgcgagTGAGcactgagtggaggacccaggtaaatgtggaaggtccaatagttgctttcagaCTGAGCCATGTTATTGGCGGTTTTTAgaaaaatgcaagagaaccactttattttccttttttccccttcacattatatttatagctataaaaTGTTAGAACGTTGGTACAAgtcataaaaaaaaaagatttacgcCAACTTATTTAGCAGATTTGCCTCTGTAGCATTAATGAAAAAAGCACccattaaaatttttattttttttgttaggTGGTTAAAAGACGTATTATTAATGTTAGCCTCCACTAAACTTGCCTTTATAAATTCTTGAAAGGAAATGCAGCTATCTCCATTGGTGTCTGCTTCCTGGATGGTCCTGTCAGCAATGCTCCCGAGCTGTTCGTCGGAAATGTTTACACCAACCATCATCCGCAAGACCTGAAAAGGAACAAATAGTCTCATTGTGGTGAACAAATCCCAGAAAATGACAATGATGTTTACTCCGACAATACAGTGAAATGTTGTGAAAACACTGGTAATGGCGCATCATGAACTGCAACAACATGTGATCACTTGTAGCCACTGTGTGCTTGTGACCATAGGAATGGCATGATTATAAATGACAGAGCAGTTGAAAATGACACAAACAATACTTTGAGTTGTACATTTAGTTACAAGAGTTCATGAATCAGAGGAAACAGGTGACAAAACTGTTTTGCGCAAAACAAGGACCGTCTGAGTCATTAAAGCAGCAGTTTACACCAAGTACAAGTCACAAAGGGTCACCTATAACCAAAATGGGACAAGAGGGACATGAAATAACAGAAGGGAAGCAGAACACACGATAATAAACCGCTTGGGAAAGATCAGCCTGTAGTTAAGGCGAGTTGCTGCATCATTATCAGCACTTGACCAAAGTCTCCAGATCGACCTGAAGGTCCACCTTTAAAAGACCTATTGCACAGTAATGCTTGGTCTTTTTAATCTCATCTGACTGCTTAACATGACTCAGCATCTCTGTCATGTGACAAAGCAGCactcacctgcagcagctcatcccGAGAGATTTTGTCATCTCTGTCCAGGTCATACAGACGGAACGCAactgaaaaataaacataaaagttaTGTGATCCATGAGCGACGAGTCCAAGCGTTTCTGACCCTGTTCAGCAGCTCCACACTCACACAGGAGCTTGTTTGATCTGCTGTTCAGCGGCTCGGAGGCGGTGGGGTTCTTGTTCTTCTCGTTGTCCTCAATAGGTCTGAAGTGAGCCAGGGTGCGCATGAAGCCCCTGAAATTCACCTGGTCCTCTCTAGGGGGAAAAAACCCAAACAGATTCAAGTGAAAATCTGaacgaaaaacaaaaaaggttttaTTTGGGTCAGAATACATTTTTACTCAGAGAAAGACATTGTGAGAAACAAGGAAACAAACAGGAACTTGTACCATTATGTCATTTTGAACGCTTCCCTTTAGTTTCTATTTGCTCACAATCAAATACACAAAACCAGCTGAAAGGTGAACCCACGTGAAACAATTAAAAATCACGTCACGACATTAAACACCCACACAACTGATATGTTATGGCTTAAAGAAGGGGTTTGTAGACCGCATCACACAAATTGTCCACCCAGATCTGGCAGCCTCGTGTCTGCCGGCGCCGAGCCTCAGCAGAGTCGAGTTACAGTCCGGCTTACAGCTCTCAATTACGAAATATGCAGAAATAGGCAAGAAAATGTGTAGAATAAGAGAAAACCTACCCCTCAGGGAAGAATGCATTGATGAT from Nothobranchius furzeri strain GRZ-AD chromosome 18, NfurGRZ-RIMD1, whole genome shotgun sequence harbors:
- the chp1 gene encoding calcineurin B homologous protein 1, giving the protein MGSRASTLLREEEIEEIKKETGFSHSQITRLYSRFTSLDKGENGTLSREDFQRIPELAINPLGDRIINAFFPEGEDQVNFRGFMRTLAHFRPIEDNEKNKNPTASEPLNSRSNKLLFAFRLYDLDRDDKISRDELLQVLRMMVGVNISDEQLGSIADRTIQEADTNGDSCISFQEFIKVLEKVDVEQKMSIRFLH